From Halarsenatibacter silvermanii:
GAAATAGAAAAGGAAATTCTCCGTCAAAAGATGGAGGAAGCTGCAGAGGATCCTCAGTTTATGGAAGATCTTGAAAACACTATGAAGGCTTTTAAACATGTCGATTCAGATACGGCCAGGGAGTTGGCGGACTAATGGCTGATTATCAGTGGAAGACCTTTTGGGCCGATCTTGAGCCAACTCGAGGTTCTGAACAGGCAGGCACCCGTCCAGTATTGGTGATATCTTCAGAGGCAGTAAACCAGGCTTTACCGATCGTGACTGTTCTCCCATTAACCACTGCTGGGGAAGAAAGAAAGATTTATCCTACAGAAGCGCTTTTGCCAGGGGAAAAA
This genomic window contains:
- a CDS encoding type II toxin-antitoxin system PemK/MazF family toxin, whose translation is MADYQWKTFWADLEPTRGSEQAGTRPVLVISSEAVNQALPIVTVLPLTTAGEERKIYPTEALLPGEK